Below is a window of Brachyspira hampsonii DNA.
AACTATAAAAATTAAATGTACTATTTGAGAAGCTCCTATAGTCATCATTATATACTGAAAATAAAAATATAAATCATAAAATGAATGATTTTCTTTAGGTATAAGGAAGATAGAGTTAATAATTCCGCTTGTTATAAAAGAGTATACTCCCAAAAATAAAACTATTAAAAATAAAACAATATAAATGTATTTTAAATATGTATCTTTCACTTTTATATATATGCTTCTGAAAATATTGTTGGTATGAAGTCCTAAATGAAATATCATAAGTACAAATCCAGACGATGTTGATACTACATGCAAATTCCTTGCAAACTGATTAGCTATGAAAGGAGAGAATGCAAATATATCTCCAGACATCATTATAGAACTTACTGCCATTACAATCATATCAAAAAATAATAAAAAATTAATAGTTATAAATAGTTTTTTTATAAAGCCGTATTTTCCTTTTGTAATGCTTCCATACCATTTTATATTTAATAGATGATGAAGTATAAATAAAATAAATAGAGTAAAACCAAATATACCATGAAGAAATAAACCTCTCCCGGGTCTATAGCTCATAAGATAAATAAATATAATATACATTAGAATATCTATTATAATTTTTATTATTTTTTTTAATTTCATTAACAGTCTGCCTTATTAAATTTCTTACTTAACTCCCAATACTTTTATAAATATTTGGAGTATATAAACTATATAAATAAAAGGAAAATAAAAAAAATTTTATGTAAAAATTCAAATTATATTTCATTTATGGCATTTAATTTTAACCACTCAGAAATTCTATTTTCTAATTCTCTTCCTCCAGAATAATTAAACTCTAAAGCTAATCCTACATAAGCATCTGGTATAAGTTTAGCCAAATCGGAAACACTTTCTCCAAACATAGTACCCCCATGACTGCTGAATGTAATAACACTTTTTCCCGAAAAATCATATTCTTTTATAAATGAAAATACAGGCATCGGCATAGTAGCCCACCAAGTAGGGTAGCCCAAAAGTATTATATCGTACTTTTCCATATTTTGAACATGATCTGTTAATTCTGGATATACATTATTATTTAAATCTATCTGAGATGTTTCATATATGTTTCCTCTTCCTCTGTATGGGGTCTTCATTTTTATTTCTATTATATCAGCCCCAGTTTTTTCTTTTATAATCTCAGCAGCGTTTCTGGTATTTCCAGAATAAGAAAAATAAGCTATTAATATTTTAGGGTTTTGAGGTATTTTTATATTTAGAGAATAAGCTGTTTCTATAATGTCATTAATAGGTTTTGCATTTCTTGCTATTCTAAATCCTGTATTTCTGTCTGTGCTTAAAGGATTGCATGCAGAACGATATGCAGCTCTTAAATGTTTGGCAAAGTCAATATAGCTTCCGCCTCTGCTTACTCTTAAAGAACCGTTTTGATTACCATAAGGATTGTTATTATTTTCTGTATCATATTCTCCGTAATAATCAAAGCACCATTCTGATACATTGCCATGCATATTATAAAGCCCGAATTGATTAGGACTTAAACTATTTACTTCTAATGTTCTTCCTCTATAACGGCTTGTTTTTACATCAGGGTTATGAGGGTTAACATAATTTTCTTCTATAAGATACGGATAGCTTCCTTCAAAGTTGGCATTATCGCTTGTAATATGATTAAGAGAATTAAATACTGTTCTTGTAGCAGCTCTTGCGGCATATTCCCATTCTGCTTCAGTTAAAAGTCTGTATCCATTAGCATTTCTATTCCATTTTACTGTATTCCCTTCTATGGTATATGCTGGAGTAAGTCCTTTGGCTTTGCTTAAAGCATTACAGTACTCTATAGCATCATACCAAGTAACATTTTCTACGGGAAGATTTTCACCTTTAAAATGGCTTGGATTTTTACCCATAATATTTTGATAATCCTTTTGAGTAACTTCATACGGATCTATATAAAAAGGGTTTATCACAACTTCATGTAAAACTTCATCTTTATCACGCTGTCTTTCAGTATCTGGGCTTCCCATCATGAAACTTCCGCCTTCTAATAATATCAAATTATCATTTATCATTTTTTCATCCCCTGAATTATTTGCCTGTGTGTTTACTTCCTGAGCAAAAACCTGCTGATTTTGAATTATATTATTCTCTGATTTGTTTAATGCATAAAAAACTATTACAGCTATAATCAGAACAGATATTGATAGTATTTTTTTATTTTTCATAATTTCCTCCTTTTTTTAAATTAAAAATGAAGTTTATAATATATTTTACTAATATTTATTTAAGATTAAAAAATTATGTAGAAAAAGTTATAGAATAAAAATCAAATATTATTTTTTATTATTTTTATAAGCATTATATTCTTCATCAGTAACATGTTCTAACCAAGTAACATTATTACCGTCTTTATCGCCTGTTATTGCAATATGCTTCATTCTGCAGTCTGGAGAGGCTCCATGCCAATGTTTTTTATCTTTAGGGCAGTAAAGTGCTTCTCCCTCATGAAACTCTAAAATCTCTCCTCCCTCTTCCTGAGTAAGTCCTATGCCTTCAACTACTATCAAATGCTGTCCGCATGGGTGAGTATGCCATGCACTTCTTGCACCTGCTTCAAATGTTACATAGGCTACAGAAAAGTGAGAATCTTCATTAGCATCTGTTAATAATTCTACTTCAACATCGCCTGTGAAACATTCCTTTGAACCTTTAAATTTTCTTCCTTCTCCTTTTTTTATAAATACTGTTTTTTCTGGTGCTTTTTGGTATTCATAATCTGACATTTTATTTCTCCTTATTTTTTAATTATTAAATTTTTTATTTTACATTTATTTTTATATTTTTAATCCATTTTTCTATTTCGCTTTCTGAATTATTTATACTGCTTGTATTTCCATATACGCTTAATATTTTTCCAACATGTTTTGATTTAGTTAATTTTTCTATATCTGTTCTTATTATACCAGCTCCGCCTCCTCCATGCGTACAGAAAGGCATAATAATTTTATTAGAAAAGTCAAAACTGCTTATAAAAGATCCTACAGGACTTGCTATTGTATTCCACCAATTGGGACTTCCTATAAATATAACATCATAATCATCTATGCTTACAATATTGTTTTTTAGTTTTGGTTTATGATTATTTTTTATATCTCTTTTAGCTTCGTCTAGTACTTTATTATAGTTTGATGAGTATGGTTTTTCTGGTTCAGTATAGAAGAAGTCTATTTTTACATTTTGAAATTCTGATTTTAAAACTTTTACTATAAGTTCAGCAAGTTTTTTAGTATTTGCTGAATGCGAATAATATGCTATTAATATTTTCATAATTGCTCCTATTGTTGCTAATAAAAATTGTTCGCCCGCTTTGCGTGCCTTTGGCAAAGTATCTGATAAATAAATTTATCAGATGCTCACAATTTTTATGGTTATTGCTAATAAAAATTGTTCGCTGCTTTGCGTGTCTTTGGGATAGTATCTGCTAAATAAATTTAGCAGATGTTCACAATTTTCATGGTTATTGCTAATAAAAATTGTTTGCCGCTTTGCGTGTCTTTGGCATAGTATCTGCTAAATAAATTTAACAGACGCCCGAAATTTTTATATTTATTGCTATCAATAAACTTATTCTTAAATTAATTCTTTATTTTCCTACTATCTCTAAATGCTCCTTTGGATATCTCTCTCCGTATATTTTTATGCTTGAAATAGCTTTATTAATATCTTCTAATTCCTCTTTGCTAAACTCTACATTGACAGAAGCTATATTCTCTCTTAATCTCTCTATTTTTCTTGTTCCGAATATTGGTACTATAAATGGTTTTTGATGCACTACCCAAGCTAATGCTATTTGAGATTTTGTTACATTTTTTCTTCTTGCTATATCTTCCAAAACTTCAACTAAAGTATAATTATCTTTTATATTTTCTTTTTGAAATCTAGGAATAGAGCTTCTAAAATCATTATTTGAAAAGTCTGAAGCATTATTAAATCTTCCTGTCAAAAAACCTTTACCTAAAGGTGAGAAAGGTACAAAACCAATATTTAATTTTTCTAACAACGGTATAAGTTCCTTTTCTGGCTCTCTCCACATTATAGAATATTCGCTTTGTATAGCTGTCAATTTGCATACTTCATCAGCTTTTTTTATAGTATTAATACCTGCTTCAGAAATTCCCCAATGTTTTATTTTACCTTCTTTTATTAAATCTTTCATTGTATCGGCTGCCTCTTCTATTGGAGTATTAGGATCAACTCTATGAATATAGTACAAATCAATACAGTCCGTTTTAAGTCTTTTTAATGAACCTTCCAATGATTTTATTATAGTTTCTCTTTTAGCATTAAGTACAGGTTTGCCATTTACAGTTTTTATTCCGCATTTTGTAGCTATTACAACTTTATCTCTGTATTTTTCTAATGCCTCTCCTACAACCTCTTCATTTTTGTATGGACCGTAAGCCTCTGCCGTATCAAAAAAATTAATACCCAATTCTATAGCCTCATGTATAACGGATATTAATTCTCTTTTGTCATAATGCTCATCATACACGACACCATATCCCATACAGCCTAAACCTATTTCTGATACTTCCAAATTACCTAATTTTCTTTTTTGCATAATTGCTCCTATTATTACTAATAAAAATTGTTCGCTTCAATCACCTGCTAAATAAATTTAGCAGGTGCTCACAATTTTTATGGTTATTACTAATAAAAATTGTTCGCTTCAATCACCTGCTAAATAAATTTAGCAGGTGCTCACAATTTTTATGGTTATTACTAATAAAAATTGTTCGCTTCAATCACCTGCTAAATAAATTTAGCAGGTGCTCACAATTTTTATGGTTATTACTAATAAAAATTGTTCGCTTCAATCACCTGCTAAATAAATTTAGCAGGTGCTCACAATTTTTATGGTTATTACTAATAAAAATTGTTCGCTTCAATCATCTGCTAAATAAATTTAGCAGGTGCTCACAATTTTTATGGTTATTGCTAATAAAAATTGTTCACTCGCTTTGCGTGCCTTTGGCAAATTATCTGCCAAATAAATTTAAGAGATGCTCACAATTTTTATGGTTGTTGTTAATAAAAATTTCGGGCTTAAAGGCTCTTAAAAGACACCAAAAATTTTTATATTTCTTGCTATAAATAAACTCCTTAAAAATTAACTAGTACCCAACTACATAATTTTTTATTTACTTAAAAAATATGTACTTTAAAAACTCTATATATAAACCACATCTCAATTAATTTTTAATACCAATCATGTTTTTCATCACGATTTAATTCTGCTATTTTCTTCATATCTTCATCACTTAATTCAAAATCATATATTTCTGTATTTTCTATTATATGTTCTCTATTACTAGAGCCAGGTATTACAATTACTTCTCTTTGCAAATTCCATCTTAATATAATTTGTGCAACTGACTTATTATATTTTTTAGCAATATCTTTTAATACTTTATCATTTAAAAGTTCTCTCTGATGTCCTCTTCCTCCCAAAGGATACCAGCCTTGAACAGCTATACCCAAACTTTGAATATACTCTATAACATTAGTATCCTGATAATAGGGGTGTATTTCATTCTGAACCAAAGCAGGCATTACACTTATTTTAGGAAGAAACTCTTTTAATTCTTTTATGTACCAATTAGAAAGTCCAATAGAGCGAATCTTTCCCTCTTTCACAGCTTTTTCCATAGCCTTGTATGCTTCAACATCATTTAGACCCGGGTGATGAAGAAGCATCATATCAATATACTCAACATCCAATTTTTTTAATGCCTCATTTATAGCATTTTCTGCATCACTGTATTGATTAGGATATAATTTTGTAATAATAAAAATGTCTTTTCTATCAACCTTTGAATCTCTTACAGCTCTTCCTACTTCTTCTTCATTTCTGTATATATAGGCAGTATCAATTAACCTTACGCCATTTTGTAAAGCAAAAAGTATAGAATTGTAGCATTCGTCATTTAATAGACTGTATGTTCCTATTCCATTTAATGGTATTTCATATCCGCTGTTTAGTTTTGCCCTTTTTGTATTGAAATTAAAAACTACTTTATTGTTTTCCATATTAGTATTTGCCTCTGCTTTTTTGTTTAATGAAAATATTGTTATAATTGAAATAAAAATAAATAACAAACCAAAAAATACTTTTTTCATTGTTTATCCTTTTTATTAATTTATAAACTATATACACCTATAGTGCATTACTATATTTGTTTATTTCTATGTAAGAAATTTATAATTAAGTTACAAACTATCAAATTTTATAATTGCATAAATATTTTACAGTTTCAATATCAGTATGCGATAAAAATAAACTATTTTTTTTATCTAGCTTTAATATTTCATTCATATCATTATCATCTAATTCAAAATCAAACACATTAAAATTTTCTATAATTCTTTCTTTATGAACACTTTTAGGTATGACAACAACATTTCTTTTTATAAGCCAATTTAATATAACCTGAGCAACAGTTTTATTATGTTTTTTTGCTATTTTTGTAAGTGTTTCATTAGTAAACATATTATTTCTTCCTTCAGCAAAAGGTGCCCAAGATTCTATTTGAATTCCGTATTCTTTCATAAGTTTATTGTCTTCTTCTCTTTGGAAAAATGGATGAGTTTCTATTTGATTAATCATAGGAGCTATTTTATTATGCATAACTAAATCTAATAATCTGTCTGGATAAAAATTACAAACTCCTATAGCTTTAATTTTTCCCTCATTATATAAATCTTCCATAGCCCTCCAAGAACCATAATAATCACCGAAGGGCTGATGTATCAAATATAAATCCAAATAATCTAAACCAAGTTTTTCCATAGATACTTCAAAAGCCTTTTTAGCGTTATCATATCCTGCATCTGTTATCCATAATTTAGTAGTGATGAATAATTCTTTTCTGTTAATACCGCTTTCTTTTATAGCATCACCAACAGCTTTTTCATTAAAATATGCTGAGGCAGTATCTATCAATCTGTATCCTGCTTCGATGGCATTTAATACTGATTTTTTGCATTCTTCATAATCTGGTATTTGAAAAACACCAAATCCTAATATAGGCATTTCAAGTCCATTATTTAATTTTACAGTTTTCATACTTGCTCCTATTGTTGCTATCAATAAACTCGCTTAAAATTTCTAGCAGCTGAAGTTGCTAGAAGCTCGTTTATTTCATTATTGCTAATAAAAATTGTTCACCTTTGGCAGATTATCTTTTAAATAAATTTAACCCATTCTCATAATTTTTATATTTGTTGCTATCAATAAACTCGCTTAAATTTTGTTGCTAAAAGACTGTTTATTTATCAATTATTTTAAAATTATAGCATTAGAGTTCACTCCAATGTCAATAGTTGTTTTTATAATTTTTTTTAATTTTCACTAGCGACACTAAAAGTTATTTCTATACTTCCTCTCCCAAGTGCTTCTTTTAAACCTTCTGTATTTTCTATATATCCAAGTCTTGTATAACTGTATGAAGTTCTAAAACTCTCATAAAATAATACTATGCAGTTATTGCCATATAGTAAAAAATCACCTGTTTTTATGCTTCCTATATTTTCAGTTTTAGTTGTAAGTTTTTTACTTAAATTATAATATTTTTCATTGCTGTTTAACTCATTCATATTAACAGTTAAAGGAAGAAGAGCTAAAAAATCTTTTGCTGTTTGATTATCATATAATTTTAATTTGTATTCTTTATCTTTTATTTTTACATTAACTGAAGTATTTAAAACATTTAAATTTTCCATAGTTGTATTATCTCCGTAAACTGAATAGCATGATATAGATGATATAATAGAAAAAATTAATAAACTAAAAAAATATTTTTTTATTTTCATAAATATTTATCCTTAATCATTATTTTTAAGCATATCTTTTTCATGTACTGAAATTTGATGTCCGTAATTTTCTATTTTTTTATTTAGTTTATCTAAAGTTGCCTGAAGTTCATTTAATTTTTCCTGCATAGCATCTCTTTGACTTACTAAAAGCTGTTTTCTAGCTTCTAATGTAGAATCGCCTTTATTGTATAGCTTTATATATTCTATTATCGATTCTATAGACATTCCAGAGTTTCTCATACATTTTGAGAACTCTATCCATCCTAAATCATAATCAGTATAATTTCTTATTCCGTTTTCACTTCTTCCTACTTCAGGTATTAGCCCTATTCTTTCATAATATCTTAAAGTATCAGCGGATAATTCTGTTTTTTTACTTACTTCTGCTATTGTCATTTATTAATTACCTCCTTTATTTTTGTAGATTATAGCATTGGAGTGCACTCCAATGTCAATATTATTTTTTATATTATTTAGTTTAATTTATTATAGAATTATATCAAATACTTATATATTATGATTATCTATAACTATAAAGTATTATATTTTGAGTTTATTGTGCTAATTTAAATTATAATGAATATCTGCTTTTTTAAACTAAAAGCGTGCAATAACCATGGCTCTTAAACGATTAAACAAGTATATTATAGTTGACTTTATAGGATAATTTTGTATAATAAAAATATTATGATTTTTATTTTAGGAAGTTTATGCTGGATTTAAGTTTTAGAGTTTTGGATTGGGATTTTTTTGCTCCTAATATGGATAAAAAATTTATATTGGAAAATATAAATAATGACATAAAAATTACTTATGGGGACTCTAATCCTGAATTGGATTTTATACCAAAAGCTCAAAAAAGAAGATTAAGCCAAATAACTAAATTTTCTTTTGAATCAGTTAAAAATATTTTAAATGAAAATGATCAGATACCATTTTTTTTTGTATCTAAATATGGAGAAATAAAACAGCAGTATAATATGTCAAAAAAGATAGTTACAGAACATGAGGTATCTCCTGCACTTTTCAGTTTTTCAGTTTTTAATACAGCAGTGGCACAGCTTACTATTTTTTATAAAAATTATAAAAGAGCCATTGCAGTTACATGCTACAATAATTTTATAGATACAGCACTTATACAGGCCATTGCCTTTTTAAAGACTTCTGATAATGATAAAGCTCTTATATTAATAGCTGATGAAAAATTACCGGAAAGCTATGAAGTGATATCAAGAGACGGTAATTATTCATTTGCATTTTCTTGTCTTATTTCTAAAAAAGACCCAAACATCTATATTGATGTAATAGACAGTAATATAAATAAAGATGAAAATTCAATTATCGATTTTATTAAATTTATATCAACAGATACTTCCGATTTAGAATTAGGAAAAATAAAATTAATAAAAAAATAATATATTTTATTGATAGATTTATGTGAAATTATAATTAAGGAGAAAACTATATGAGTATTGAAGATCAAATAAAACAAATCGTTATAGAATCGGCAAATTTGGAAGGTGTATCCATAGAAGATATAGATACAGATGCTCCTTTATTCGGAGATGAATTAGGACTTGATTCTATAGATGCTTTGGAAATAGGCGTTGCTATTAGAAAAAAGTTTAATATCACTTTTTCTGATATAGAAGAAAATAATAAACAATATTTTTATTCTGTTGCAACTTTAGCAAAATATATAAGAGAAAATTCAGACAATAAATAAAAAATATTATGAGAAAATTAAGCAATACAAATTTTTATTCATTAAAAGATTCAGATGATATTTTTCTTATTCATAAGGAAAATAAGAATTTTATAAAGTACAAAGAGTTTGTTTCTGATATAGTTAAAAGTTTAGAATATATTTCTAAATTTGAAGAAGATACTATTACAATATTTATTGAAAATGCATATAGATTTATTTCAGTTATTACTGCCGGATTTATTCTTAAAAAAAGAGTAAATGTTTTAAACAATAATAGCCCTAAATATGTTGAAAGCATAATAGACAGCTCTATGGTTTATATATCAGATACAGAAAAATCGAGTTTAAATTTAGATGAAGTTTTTGAAAGCAAATGTAATGATAAATGGTTTGATGTACTTAAAGAAACAGTAATAGATGAAAATGTATATATCAATTTTTATACCTCAGGCTCTACAGGACATCCTAAACTTATAGAAAAAACTCTTAAGCAGTTTGAAGCTGAGGCAGTTAAAATAGTGAATCAATTTACTGATAATATTAAAGATTCTTTATTTTTGTATACAGTGCCTCATTATCATAGTTATGGTTTTGTTTTTGCTGTGTTGATTCCTTTTATGCTTGAAGTTAGATGTATAAATAATAGAATTAACTATTTAGAGACTGTTAATAATTTTTCAGACTATGAAAAAATTACTATAGTTACTACACCTGCTTTTTTAAAGAGAATAGATGAATCCTCTTTAAAAATAAAGTCTAAATGGTATTTATTTTCTTCTACAGGAATGCTTGAAGAGAAAGTTAATAATCTTTGCAGAGAGATATTTTCTACTGATGTTACAGAAATTTACGGAAGTACTGAGGCTGGTGCTATTGGATACAGAAGAAGAAGTGAAAATCAATTATGGACAAGGCTTAGTGTTGTAAAAATTAAAGTTGATGAAAATGGAAGTATAGAATGCTGCTCAGGATATACTGGTGATGATGTTTGGATACATGTGGGTGATGTTGTGAATATGAAGAATGCAGATGAGTTTGAGCTTTTAGGCAGAGAAGATTCTATAGTAAAAATAGAGGGAAAAAGAATAAGTGTACAGCAGATAGACAGACAAATACTTATGGATAAGCATTTTAAAGACAGTTATACTATATACTGTAAGTCTGATAAAAGAGAATATATTGCTTCTTTTATAGTAATGAATAACAAAAATAGAAATTTGGAAGATATGAAAAAATATGTTATTGATTATTTAAGAGGTTATTTCGAAACGATAGTATTGCCTAAAAAAATATATTTTGTTGATTCTATACCTAGAAGCGAAATCGGTAAAATCGATAGAAAAGCTCTTGATGCTATAATGGAAGGAAATTAATTTGGATAATTATATTGATTATAAAGATTATAAGATAGAAGAAAAAACTTCTGATATGTTTAGAGTAAAAGTTTTTGTAGATGAAAGAATGCCTTATTTTGACGGTCATTTTGAAAACTTTAAACTTTTACCTGCTATAGCTCAGGTTAAAATTACTCTTGATATATGTAAAAGTATTTTTAGCAGAGATTTTTCTGTCAATAAACTTTTAAAATTAAAATTTACAAATATGATTCTTCCAAATACAAATATTTTTATAGAATCTCATTTTTCTGATAATATTATTTCATTTAAAATATATGATAATAATAAAAAATATTCAGACGGCAAATTGTATTTTTCTTAAAGGTTTTCGTATGGCTCATTGGACGGAAGAAAAAGAAATAGGTAAGAGATGGAAAGCATTATTCTCTATATCTGTTTATAAAATTTTAGGAAGAACTTTTGTAATACTTTATCTTATTCCTATAAGTATATTTTATTTTTTTTATTCCAAAACTAGGATGCAGGCTTCCAGAAAATACTTAAAAAAAATGTCTGAATATAATAAAAAAATCAAATCGAATTTTATTTGTTCTTATAAGCATTTACTTTCATTTGTTGTATCTGTTTCAGAAAAATTTTCGGCTTGGAATGGAGATATATCTATAACTGATTTAGTAGTAAAAACTAAGGATAGTTATAATGAAGTTATTGATTTGCTTAATAAAAAAAGGGGAATGATAATATTATTTTCTCATATAGGAAATATTGAACTTTTAAAGGCATTAGCAGCTATTAATGAAGGCAATCCTATAAAAAACTATAAAATAAATATAATAATAGATCCTAAAGTAAATAAAAATGTTAATATAGTTCTCAGTGAGGGTAAGAATAATTCTTCTATAGATTTTATAGATGCTTCTAATATAGGACCTCATACTATAATAAGTATTGAGGATAAATTAAATAATGGTGAGATAGTAGCGATAGCAGGAGACAGAACTAGCAATAAAACTGATAAAGTTAATTATATAAATTTTTTAGGAGAAGAAGCACCTTTTCCATGCGGAGCTTTTTTGATACCTATTTTACTTAGATATCCTGTTTATTATTTCTTTGCTTTGAGAGAGAATGACAAAATACTTTCAAAGAAATATAATTTTTATATATATCCTTCAAAGATAAAATTGAATGATGAAGAATTAAAAAATAGAAAAAAGAAAAATGAAGTTATATTAGAATTAACAAAAGAATTTGCTTCCATTATAGAACAAAAAGCTATAGAATATCCATATCAGTGGTATAATTTTCATGATTTTTGGTATAAAGGGGATTAATTTATGTCAAATAAAAAATATTATTTAGAAAATGATTGTTATATAAAGCCGTCTTTTTATGATTTGGATCCTATGGGTGTTGTTTGGCATGGTAATTATATAAAGTTTATGGAGCAGGCTAGGGAGGCTATGCTTGAAATTATAGATTATAATTATGATATTATGACTTCTAAAGGTGTTATGTGGCCTATAGTAAAATTAGAAATTAAATATATAAATTCTATTAAATTAAATCAAAAGATTAGGATACATACGGCAATTACTGAATATTTAAATGGTATGAGAGTGGAA
It encodes the following:
- a CDS encoding 3-hydroxyacyl-ACP dehydratase codes for the protein MDNYIDYKDYKIEEKTSDMFRVKVFVDERMPYFDGHFENFKLLPAIAQVKITLDICKSIFSRDFSVNKLLKLKFTNMILPNTNIFIESHFSDNIISFKIYDNNKKYSDGKLYFS
- a CDS encoding acyl-CoA thioesterase, translating into MSNKKYYLENDCYIKPSFYDLDPMGVVWHGNYIKFMEQAREAMLEIIDYNYDIMTSKGVMWPIVKLEIKYINSIKLNQKIRIHTAITEYLNGMRVEYTFYDENNKIISKSSTLQMPIDSETRKGFLNNPKDFIDRIEKINNNG
- a CDS encoding glycosyl transferase family 2 — translated: MAHWTEEKEIGKRWKALFSISVYKILGRTFVILYLIPISIFYFFYSKTRMQASRKYLKKMSEYNKKIKSNFICSYKHLLSFVVSVSEKFSAWNGDISITDLVVKTKDSYNEVIDLLNKKRGMIILFSHIGNIELLKALAAINEGNPIKNYKINIIIDPKVNKNVNIVLSEGKNNSSIDFIDASNIGPHTIISIEDKLNNGEIVAIAGDRTSNKTDKVNYINFLGEEAPFPCGAFLIPILLRYPVYYFFALRENDKILSKKYNFYIYPSKIKLNDEELKNRKKKNEVILELTKEFASIIEQKAIEYPYQWYNFHDFWYKGD
- a CDS encoding AMP-binding protein, yielding MRKLSNTNFYSLKDSDDIFLIHKENKNFIKYKEFVSDIVKSLEYISKFEEDTITIFIENAYRFISVITAGFILKKRVNVLNNNSPKYVESIIDSSMVYISDTEKSSLNLDEVFESKCNDKWFDVLKETVIDENVYINFYTSGSTGHPKLIEKTLKQFEAEAVKIVNQFTDNIKDSLFLYTVPHYHSYGFVFAVLIPFMLEVRCINNRINYLETVNNFSDYEKITIVTTPAFLKRIDESSLKIKSKWYLFSSTGMLEEKVNNLCREIFSTDVTEIYGSTEAGAIGYRRRSENQLWTRLSVVKIKVDENGSIECCSGYTGDDVWIHVGDVVNMKNADEFELLGREDSIVKIEGKRISVQQIDRQILMDKHFKDSYTIYCKSDKREYIASFIVMNNKNRNLEDMKKYVIDYLRGYFETIVLPKKIYFVDSIPRSEIGKIDRKALDAIMEGN